The following coding sequences are from one Hyphomicrobiales bacterium window:
- a CDS encoding ferredoxin reductase family protein: MRPLGLVIIALALLSPLIGYVPLAARYDIIPLISQYIGIVALVAMALAQILATRLAGLETLFGGLDRIYVLHKWLGIGGLAAVLVHDTIDADLPALGRETRLHDFAETLGEISLYGLVALVIITIVTFIPYNLWRWTHKLMGGFFVASVAHFALIMKPIANTDPLGVSILILCLLGVLSWIYTLLPYGLFQGRQSYTIADIDKEGSTLAISLEPKGKGIAHQAGQFAFVRFGHEGVAETHPFTISKAPSEDRALRFTVKALGDDTRNFARRLAVGQSAKVSHAYGHFRAYKGDRPSVWIAAGVGITPFAAFAGELEKHKGPVHLAYGVREASDAAHLEELREAEARHPNFTLHLFESGKGERLTADSLAERVNVDWRQTRVAYCGPEGLREVLRKGLIAKGLKRRYFAFEAFEIRSGIGVRKFVGWLLRRFGVSSGPLTSALQFARR, encoded by the coding sequence ATGCGCCCTCTTGGCCTGGTGATCATCGCTCTTGCACTGCTTTCGCCGCTGATCGGCTACGTCCCGCTGGCTGCGCGTTACGACATTATCCCGCTCATCAGCCAGTATATTGGCATCGTTGCGTTGGTCGCGATGGCGCTTGCGCAAATCCTCGCGACCAGGCTGGCCGGGCTAGAAACGCTGTTTGGCGGGCTCGACAGGATCTATGTGCTGCACAAATGGCTCGGCATTGGTGGGCTGGCCGCGGTGTTGGTGCATGATACAATCGACGCCGACCTGCCTGCATTGGGCCGGGAGACCAGATTGCACGATTTCGCCGAAACCCTTGGCGAGATCAGCCTTTACGGTTTGGTTGCGCTCGTCATCATCACCATCGTTACTTTCATCCCCTACAATCTGTGGCGTTGGACGCACAAACTGATGGGTGGTTTCTTCGTTGCGTCGGTGGCCCACTTTGCCCTGATCATGAAGCCGATTGCCAACACTGACCCCCTCGGTGTCAGCATCTTGATCCTCTGCCTGCTTGGTGTTCTCTCGTGGATCTACACCTTGCTGCCCTATGGGCTGTTCCAGGGCCGGCAGAGCTACACAATTGCTGACATCGACAAAGAGGGGTCCACACTTGCGATCAGTCTTGAGCCAAAAGGCAAAGGTATTGCCCACCAAGCGGGCCAGTTCGCGTTTGTTCGGTTTGGTCATGAAGGTGTTGCAGAGACCCATCCGTTCACGATCTCCAAGGCGCCGTCAGAGGATCGCGCGCTGCGTTTCACAGTGAAAGCGCTTGGTGACGACACGCGCAACTTTGCCCGGCGGCTTGCGGTTGGGCAGAGCGCGAAGGTTTCCCACGCCTATGGCCACTTCCGTGCCTACAAAGGCGACAGGCCGTCTGTCTGGATTGCGGCTGGCGTCGGGATTACGCCGTTTGCCGCTTTTGCCGGTGAGTTGGAAAAGCACAAAGGACCAGTGCACTTGGCTTATGGCGTGCGCGAGGCCTCTGATGCGGCACACCTTGAGGAATTGCGCGAGGCTGAAGCGCGCCATCCAAACTTCACGCTGCACCTGTTTGAAAGCGGCAAAGGGGAGCGATTGACGGCCGATAGCCTTGCCGAACGTGTCAACGTTGATTGGCGCCAAACCCGCGTTGCCTATTGCGGACCGGAAGGCTTGCGGGAGGTGCTGCGCAAAGGGTTGATCGCCAAAGGACTGAAACGGCGCTATTTTGCCTTTGAGGCTTTTGAAATCCGATCAGGCATTGGCGTGCGCAAATTTGTCGGCTGGTTGCTGAGGCGTTTTGGCGTGTCCAGCGGCCCGCTTACGAGCGCTCTTCAGTTCGCGCGTCGATAG
- a CDS encoding ceramidase domain-containing protein — translation MNDFIDAYCERLGAGFWAEPTNALTNLAFLVAAYLLYQRLRGSGDIPALALTLLIALIGIGSFLFHTYATVWASLADVLPIVAYMMTAIGIGLKRRFGLPTQAAALGAVIFVFGTALIMFSPFMAFLPSGSVAYLPALIVLALFAISLSLKSSEFAVFFILATPVFALSLFLRTLDAPLCDLVPSGTHFAWHVLNAVTLYLVTWGLVRHGTIDARTEERS, via the coding sequence ATGAACGATTTCATCGACGCCTATTGCGAACGGCTCGGCGCTGGGTTCTGGGCAGAGCCAACCAACGCGCTGACCAACTTGGCGTTCCTGGTGGCGGCCTATCTGCTCTACCAGCGTTTGCGTGGAAGCGGCGACATACCCGCCTTGGCACTGACACTGCTGATCGCCTTGATCGGCATCGGATCGTTCCTGTTTCACACCTACGCCACGGTCTGGGCATCACTGGCCGATGTCTTGCCAATCGTCGCCTATATGATGACCGCCATCGGCATTGGGCTGAAAAGGCGTTTTGGCTTACCGACCCAGGCTGCGGCTCTCGGCGCTGTCATTTTTGTGTTTGGCACAGCCTTGATCATGTTCAGCCCGTTCATGGCTTTCCTGCCAAGCGGTTCGGTTGCCTACCTGCCGGCGCTCATCGTTTTAGCGCTGTTTGCCATTTCGCTCTCACTGAAGAGCAGCGAGTTCGCCGTCTTCTTTATCCTCGCGACACCGGTCTTTGCGCTCTCGCTGTTCCTGCGCACTCTGGACGCGCCACTGTGTGACCTCGTTCCCTCGGGCACGCATTTCGCCTGGCACGTTCTCAATGCTGTCACACTCTATCTGGTGACCTGGGGGTTGGTACGCCACGGCACTATCGACGCGCGAACTGAAGAGCGCTCGTAA
- a CDS encoding threonine synthase, whose product MLYYSTRGGSQRLSFADALLAGLAPDAGLYVPESFPTLSADQIRAMRGKPYATVAFEVIQPFVGGTIDDDTLKTIIDGAYGTFRHSAVTPLVQLNERHMVLELFRGRTLAFKDVAMQFLARAMDHVLAERDQRATIVGATSGDTGGAAIDAFLGRERTDMFILFPDGRVSDVQRRQMTTSADGNVHALAIDGTFDDCQRIVKTMFTHEAFREQVALSGVNSINWARIVAQIVYYFTSAVALGAPDRKVSFCVPTGNFGDILAGWVAKQIGLPIDRLIIATNTNDILARTLETGRYEADGVVQTTSPSMDIQVSSNFERLLFAAMGKDSEAVNSLMNSLKQSGSFTIPEDALAAIRADFSAARAGEDAVATTMKRVLGEQDYLLDPHTAVGVAVAHHVADEEHLDPAVPIVTLATAHPAKFPAAVETATGVTPSLPPHLADLMGRDEHMDKLPNDQEAVEAFVVSKARIAAEAV is encoded by the coding sequence TTGCTGTACTATTCCACGCGCGGCGGTTCGCAGCGCCTTTCCTTTGCCGATGCCTTGCTGGCCGGTCTTGCGCCCGATGCCGGCCTATATGTGCCCGAAAGCTTTCCAACGCTTTCGGCGGACCAAATCCGCGCCATGCGCGGCAAGCCCTATGCAACGGTCGCGTTTGAGGTCATCCAGCCCTTTGTCGGCGGAACAATCGATGATGATACGCTGAAAACCATCATCGACGGTGCCTACGGGACGTTCCGGCATTCGGCGGTTACGCCATTGGTGCAGCTCAATGAGCGGCACATGGTCTTGGAGCTTTTCCGCGGTCGTACACTCGCCTTCAAAGACGTTGCGATGCAGTTTCTTGCCCGCGCCATGGACCATGTGCTGGCCGAGCGCGATCAACGCGCCACGATCGTCGGTGCGACGTCAGGCGATACAGGCGGCGCGGCCATCGATGCCTTTTTGGGCCGCGAGCGAACCGACATGTTTATCCTGTTCCCCGATGGGCGTGTGTCGGATGTCCAGCGTCGGCAGATGACGACAAGCGCCGATGGAAACGTGCATGCACTGGCCATCGATGGCACGTTCGATGATTGCCAGCGCATTGTGAAAACCATGTTCACCCATGAGGCGTTTCGTGAGCAGGTCGCGCTGTCGGGCGTGAACTCGATCAATTGGGCGCGCATTGTTGCGCAGATCGTCTACTATTTCACGTCTGCGGTCGCGCTCGGCGCACCTGATCGCAAAGTATCCTTCTGCGTACCGACCGGTAACTTCGGCGACATCCTTGCTGGCTGGGTGGCCAAGCAGATAGGGCTACCAATCGATCGGTTGATCATCGCCACCAACACCAACGACATTCTGGCGCGCACGTTGGAAACCGGACGCTATGAAGCCGACGGCGTCGTTCAAACGACATCGCCGTCCATGGACATCCAGGTGTCGTCCAACTTCGAGCGCCTGCTTTTCGCCGCGATGGGCAAGGACAGCGAAGCTGTGAACAGCTTGATGAACAGCCTGAAGCAGTCCGGCTCCTTCACCATCCCTGAGGACGCCCTAGCCGCCATTCGGGCTGATTTTTCTGCCGCCCGCGCAGGCGAAGACGCAGTTGCAACGACCATGAAGCGGGTTCTCGGCGAGCAGGACTATCTGCTCGACCCGCATACGGCGGTCGGCGTCGCCGTTGCGCATCATGTCGCCGATGAGGAACATTTGGATCCAGCTGTTCCTATCGTCACGCTTGCGACCGCCCATCCTGCCAAGTTTCCAGCCGCCGTTGAAACGGCCACTGGTGTGACACCATCCCTGCCGCCGCATTTGGCCGATTTGATGGGCCGCGATGAGCACATGGACAAATTGCCGAACGACCAAGAGGCCGTTGAGGCATTCGTTGTTTCCAAAGCCCGGATTGCCGCGGAGGCCGTTTGA
- a CDS encoding insulinase family protein, whose protein sequence is MTEISRLPSELTVVTETRTDVETVALGVFVNAGTRDEQPHEHGLAHFLEHMAFKGTKRRSAYQTVADIEALGGDINAETSPEATSYTVRMLAEDWRAGLDVLLDIVCAPNFRDADIALEKDVVVQEIAGAMDVPDDRLVDGIGLAAFDAHPIGQPILGTDSTVRSLGADALRAFRARTYAPQSIVVSAAGAITHDDLVRALEDTEPPLPSSAPAIRSAPEFGAGRFFETRQTFDTHLALAWEAPAFGRPGAMPHAFAVHMLGGGMTSRLFQAIREEAGLAYAADAYQMIYSDTGLGVIQTATSADTVAPMIERLENELLRFADTMRADELLAAKRQFRASLAMATENLPAIAGRNARQVAILGDVRTRARLESEIEATSLEDVQTCWHDILQHGAFAKAAVGDAKALDLWSDWSMVRATSHI, encoded by the coding sequence TTGACCGAGATTTCGCGGTTGCCGTCCGAACTGACGGTCGTCACCGAGACGCGTACGGACGTTGAGACCGTGGCGCTCGGCGTATTCGTCAACGCCGGAACGCGCGATGAACAGCCACATGAGCATGGCTTGGCGCACTTTTTGGAGCATATGGCTTTCAAAGGAACGAAGCGTCGCTCGGCTTACCAGACGGTGGCTGACATTGAAGCGCTTGGCGGCGATATCAATGCCGAAACCAGCCCCGAGGCGACGAGCTACACGGTCCGCATGCTGGCAGAGGATTGGCGCGCCGGGCTTGATGTCCTTCTCGACATCGTCTGCGCCCCGAATTTTCGCGATGCCGACATTGCACTGGAAAAAGATGTCGTTGTCCAGGAGATTGCCGGCGCGATGGATGTTCCCGACGATCGCCTGGTCGATGGCATTGGGTTGGCGGCTTTCGACGCCCATCCCATCGGCCAACCTATTCTCGGAACGGATTCCACCGTTCGCTCTCTCGGTGCGGACGCATTACGAGCTTTTCGTGCACGGACCTACGCCCCGCAGAGTATCGTCGTGTCAGCCGCCGGCGCGATCACACACGATGATCTGGTTCGAGCCTTGGAGGATACTGAGCCACCTCTTCCCTCATCTGCACCTGCAATCCGTTCTGCCCCAGAGTTTGGCGCCGGGCGTTTTTTCGAGACACGCCAAACTTTCGACACCCATCTTGCGCTGGCCTGGGAAGCACCGGCGTTTGGTAGGCCCGGTGCCATGCCGCATGCCTTCGCCGTGCATATGCTTGGCGGAGGGATGACCTCTCGGCTCTTCCAGGCGATCCGCGAAGAGGCGGGTCTCGCCTATGCTGCCGATGCCTACCAGATGATCTACAGCGACACGGGCCTGGGCGTCATTCAAACGGCAACCTCCGCCGATACGGTCGCTCCCATGATCGAGCGTCTGGAAAACGAGCTGTTGCGGTTCGCCGACACCATGCGTGCCGATGAGCTGTTGGCAGCGAAGCGCCAATTTCGTGCCTCTCTGGCGATGGCGACGGAAAACCTGCCTGCCATCGCCGGCCGGAACGCTCGGCAGGTCGCCATATTGGGTGACGTTCGAACCCGCGCGCGGCTCGAAAGCGAAATTGAGGCCACAAGTTTGGAGGATGTTCAGACCTGTTGGCATGACATTTTACAGCACGGCGCCTTCGCCAAAGCCGCTGTCGGCGATGCCAAAGCTCTTGACCTTTGGTCCGATTGGTCGATGGTAAGAGCCACGTCGCACATCTAA